A genomic window from Rhizobium sp. EC-SD404 includes:
- a CDS encoding DMT family transporter has translation MTQLKPPASPDTRPVRLLLGIALTIGSTFVLASMDALSKLLTGDLPVVQVVWGRYFFHTLIVMTVLALRAQPGFWKSRRLDLQLVRALLLCATTFLLYASLIHVPLGNATAVLFFAPVLVTLLAYLVLGESVGPRQLVAVVVGFLGVLLIIRPGFGAEPAMLIPLGAAILLAFFYLLTRLVGRYDSASTTLFYTTSVGAVLFSLALPFVWEMPSWPQIGLMAIMGSLGALGHFLLVRAFAIAPASSLSPFLYSQIVAAATISVVVFGDPLQWTMIAGAGLLVASGIYVWLKT, from the coding sequence TTGACCCAACTTAAGCCCCCGGCCTCGCCCGACACCCGCCCGGTTCGCCTCCTGCTCGGCATCGCACTGACGATCGGGTCGACCTTCGTGCTTGCCAGCATGGATGCCCTGTCGAAACTGCTGACCGGCGACCTGCCGGTCGTGCAGGTGGTGTGGGGCCGCTATTTCTTCCATACGCTGATCGTGATGACCGTGCTCGCGTTGCGCGCCCAGCCGGGGTTTTGGAAAAGTCGGCGGTTGGACCTGCAGTTGGTGCGGGCGCTGCTGCTTTGCGCCACGACGTTTCTCCTCTACGCCTCGCTGATCCACGTGCCGCTCGGCAATGCGACTGCGGTGCTCTTCTTCGCGCCGGTCCTCGTCACGCTGCTGGCCTATCTGGTCCTCGGCGAAAGCGTCGGGCCACGCCAACTCGTTGCCGTCGTCGTCGGCTTCCTGGGCGTCCTGCTGATCATCCGGCCTGGCTTCGGCGCCGAGCCGGCCATGCTGATCCCGCTCGGCGCGGCGATCCTGCTTGCGTTCTTCTACCTGCTGACCCGTCTCGTGGGACGGTATGACAGCGCGTCCACGACGCTGTTCTACACGACGAGCGTCGGTGCCGTGCTTTTCTCGCTGGCGCTGCCTTTCGTCTGGGAGATGCCGTCCTGGCCGCAGATCGGGTTGATGGCGATCATGGGGAGCCTCGGGGCGCTCGGCCATTTCCTGCTGGTGCGGGCCTTCGCCATTGCGCCGGCCTCGTCGCTGTCGCCGTTCCTCTATTCGCAGATCGTGGCTGCCGCCACGATCAGTGTCGTCGTCTTCGGCGATCCGCTGCAATGGACGATGATCGCCGGCGCCGGTCTGTTGGTTGCCAGCGGCATCTATGTCTGGCTCAAGACTTAG
- a CDS encoding SDR family oxidoreductase, protein MMKTAIVTGGASGIGAGIVRQLVAEDWEVVVADLDSDKGVAIVEETGCDFVTCDVAREDDIIALIEGVQERSGRIDAIVSNAGISEFAGLAELTLADWNRVIATNLTAAFLLAQHGEEPLRQAKGAMVLIASTRAHMSEKDTHAYSATKGGLVALTHSLAISLGPDVRVNCISPGWIDVSDGELSAEDHAQHPAGRVGTPEDIAHLAAYLLSEKAGFVTGAEFTVDGGMTRKMIYS, encoded by the coding sequence ATGATGAAGACGGCGATCGTCACAGGCGGCGCTTCCGGCATAGGCGCGGGCATCGTGCGTCAACTGGTTGCCGAAGATTGGGAGGTCGTCGTCGCCGACCTCGATTCAGACAAGGGCGTCGCGATCGTCGAGGAAACCGGCTGCGACTTCGTGACCTGCGATGTGGCGCGCGAGGACGACATCATCGCGCTGATCGAAGGCGTGCAGGAGCGCAGCGGTCGCATCGATGCCATCGTCTCGAATGCGGGCATCTCCGAGTTCGCCGGTCTCGCCGAATTGACTCTCGCCGATTGGAACCGGGTGATTGCGACCAATCTGACGGCTGCCTTCCTTCTCGCACAGCATGGGGAAGAGCCGCTGCGGCAGGCGAAAGGCGCCATGGTTCTGATCGCATCGACCCGGGCGCATATGAGCGAGAAGGACACGCACGCCTATTCCGCAACCAAGGGAGGGCTCGTCGCGCTCACCCATTCGCTGGCGATCAGCCTTGGACCGGACGTGCGCGTCAACTGCATCTCGCCCGGTTGGATTGATGTTTCGGACGGCGAGCTTTCGGCCGAGGATCACGCCCAGCATCCGGCAGGCCGCGTCGGCACGCCGGAGGACATCGCGCATCTCGCCGCCTATCTCCTGTCCGAGAAGGCCGGCTTCGTCACCGGGGCCGAATTCACGGTCGACGGAGGCATGACGCGCAAGATGATCTACAGCTGA
- the polA gene encoding DNA polymerase I has product MKNGDHLFLVDGSGYIFRAYHALPPLTRKSDGLPVGAVSGFCNMLWKLLVEARDTEVGVTPTHFAVIFDYSSKTFRNALYDQYKANRSAPPDDLIPQFGLIRQATRAFNLPCIEKEGFEADDLIATYTRMAVEAGGDVTIVSSDKDLMQLVTPKVSLYDTMKDKQIGIPEVIEKWGVPPEKMIDLQSLTGDSTDNIPGIPGIGPKTAAQLLEEYGDLDTLLERASEIKQNKRRENIIQFADQARLSRELVTLKLDTPIDVGLEELSLDPQDGPKLVGFLKAMEFTSLTRRVADATGTDAAAVEPSHVQVQWGAEAHGPDLDKGDATAPADGTTMAQKPAGGSEQTIASATVSAKTETWTPQALAKARAEAAATGTIDRASYVTISDLATLDRFIAIARETGLVAFDTESNALDAMQADLVGVSLAVAGNSKDASGREIMAAYLPLAHRTGEGDMFGGGIAEGQVKFDEALARLKSLLEDPAVLKVGQDLKYDWLLMKRYGVEIGPFDDTMLMSYVVESGMASFGASGGHGMDALAERWLGHKTIGLKEVAGSGKGQVTFDFVSIEKATEYAAEDADVALRLWFAIKPQLVAKGLVHVYERLERPLLPVLARMEERGISVDRQILSRLSGEFAQGAGAHEAAAYELAGEKFNLGSPKQLGEILFGKLGLPGGSKTKTGQWSTSAQVLEDLAAVGHDLPRKIVDWRQLSKLKSTYTDALPGYIHPQTKRVHTSYSLASTTTGRLSSSEPNLQNIPIRTAEGRKIRTAFIADAGQKLVSADYSQIELRVLAHVADIPQLRQAFADGIDIHAMTASEMFSVPIEGMPSEVRRRAKAINFGIIYGISAFGLANQLAIERSEASDYIRRYFERFPGIRDYMDATKLFAREHGYVETIFGRRAHYPEIRSSNPQVRAFNERAAINAPIQGSAADIIRRAMIRIEPALAQSSLSGRMLLQVHDELIFEVPEAEVDQTIELVTDLMENAAMPALSMKVPLKVDARAADNWDEAH; this is encoded by the coding sequence ATGAAAAACGGCGATCATCTCTTCCTAGTCGACGGTTCGGGTTACATCTTCCGGGCCTATCACGCGCTCCCGCCTCTCACGCGCAAGTCCGATGGCCTGCCGGTCGGCGCGGTGTCCGGCTTCTGCAACATGCTGTGGAAGCTGCTTGTCGAGGCGCGCGACACGGAAGTGGGTGTTACACCGACGCACTTCGCGGTGATCTTCGACTATTCCTCCAAGACCTTCCGCAACGCGCTCTACGATCAGTATAAGGCGAACCGCTCGGCACCGCCGGACGATCTGATCCCGCAATTCGGCCTGATCCGCCAGGCGACGCGCGCCTTCAACCTGCCTTGCATCGAGAAGGAAGGCTTCGAGGCCGACGACCTGATCGCCACCTATACCCGGATGGCCGTCGAGGCCGGTGGCGACGTCACGATCGTCTCCTCCGACAAGGACCTGATGCAGCTCGTCACCCCCAAAGTGTCGCTCTACGATACGATGAAGGACAAGCAGATCGGCATCCCCGAGGTCATCGAGAAATGGGGCGTTCCGCCTGAGAAGATGATCGACCTGCAGTCGTTGACGGGTGACTCGACCGACAACATCCCGGGTATCCCAGGCATCGGCCCGAAGACCGCCGCGCAGCTGCTTGAGGAGTATGGCGATCTCGATACGCTTCTGGAGCGTGCGTCCGAGATCAAGCAGAACAAGCGGCGCGAAAACATCATCCAGTTCGCCGATCAGGCACGGCTGTCGCGCGAGCTAGTCACGCTGAAGCTCGATACGCCGATCGATGTCGGGCTCGAGGAATTGAGCCTCGATCCCCAGGACGGGCCGAAGCTCGTCGGTTTTCTGAAGGCGATGGAATTCACGTCGCTCACGCGCCGGGTCGCGGACGCCACCGGGACGGACGCGGCTGCCGTCGAACCGTCCCATGTCCAGGTGCAATGGGGTGCTGAAGCCCACGGACCGGATCTCGACAAGGGCGATGCAACAGCTCCTGCAGACGGGACGACGATGGCTCAAAAGCCAGCCGGCGGCTCGGAACAGACCATCGCAAGCGCCACCGTGAGCGCCAAGACCGAGACTTGGACGCCCCAGGCGCTCGCCAAGGCCCGCGCCGAAGCGGCAGCCACCGGCACGATCGACCGCGCGTCCTACGTCACCATTTCCGATCTGGCGACGCTCGACCGCTTCATCGCCATTGCCCGCGAGACTGGTCTTGTCGCGTTCGATACGGAAAGCAATGCGCTTGATGCAATGCAGGCCGATCTCGTCGGTGTGTCGCTCGCGGTTGCCGGCAACAGCAAGGATGCATCCGGCAGGGAGATCATGGCGGCCTATCTGCCACTCGCCCACCGCACCGGCGAAGGCGACATGTTCGGCGGCGGCATCGCCGAAGGTCAGGTGAAGTTCGACGAGGCGCTCGCCCGGCTGAAATCGCTGCTGGAAGACCCGGCCGTCCTGAAAGTAGGCCAGGACCTGAAATATGACTGGTTGCTGATGAAGCGCTACGGCGTCGAGATCGGCCCGTTCGACGATACGATGCTGATGTCCTATGTCGTCGAATCTGGCATGGCGAGCTTCGGCGCCTCGGGCGGCCATGGCATGGATGCGCTGGCCGAACGCTGGCTCGGCCACAAGACGATAGGCCTCAAGGAAGTCGCGGGCTCCGGCAAGGGGCAGGTCACATTCGATTTCGTATCCATCGAGAAGGCGACAGAGTACGCGGCGGAAGATGCCGATGTCGCGCTCAGGCTCTGGTTCGCGATCAAGCCGCAGCTCGTCGCCAAGGGCCTCGTCCACGTCTACGAACGATTGGAGCGGCCCCTGCTGCCGGTCCTTGCCCGCATGGAGGAACGCGGGATCTCCGTCGACCGACAGATACTGTCGCGTCTTTCCGGCGAATTCGCGCAAGGTGCGGGCGCCCATGAGGCAGCCGCCTATGAACTTGCCGGCGAAAAGTTCAATCTGGGTTCGCCCAAGCAGCTCGGCGAAATCCTGTTCGGGAAGCTCGGCCTGCCAGGTGGATCGAAGACGAAGACCGGGCAATGGTCGACGTCCGCCCAAGTGCTGGAAGATCTGGCCGCAGTCGGCCACGACCTGCCGCGCAAGATCGTGGATTGGCGCCAGCTTTCCAAGCTGAAATCGACCTATACGGATGCGCTGCCGGGCTACATCCATCCGCAGACCAAGCGCGTCCACACCTCCTATTCGCTTGCATCGACGACGACGGGCCGGCTTTCTTCCTCCGAGCCGAACCTTCAGAACATCCCGATCCGCACCGCCGAGGGGCGCAAGATCCGCACGGCCTTCATCGCCGATGCAGGTCAGAAACTCGTTTCTGCCGATTACAGCCAGATCGAGCTGCGCGTGCTCGCCCATGTGGCCGACATTCCGCAGCTGCGCCAGGCGTTCGCCGATGGCATCGACATTCACGCGATGACGGCTTCGGAAATGTTCTCCGTGCCGATAGAAGGCATGCCGTCGGAAGTGCGCCGGCGCGCGAAAGCCATCAATTTCGGCATCATCTACGGCATCTCCGCCTTCGGCCTTGCCAACCAGCTTGCCATCGAGCGGTCCGAAGCCAGCGACTACATCCGTCGCTATTTCGAGCGGTTTCCGGGTATCCGCGACTATATGGATGCGACGAAATTGTTCGCCCGCGAGCACGGCTATGTGGAAACGATCTTCGGCCGCCGGGCGCATTACCCGGAAATCCGCTCATCGAACCCTCAGGTGCGGGCGTTCAACGAGCGCGCGGCAATCAATGCGCCGATCCAAGGCTCGGCTGCCGACATCATCCGCCGTGCGATGATCCGCATCGAGCCGGCATTGGCACAATCGAGCCTGTCCGGCCGCATGCTGCTGCAGGTGCATGACGAACTGATCTTCGAAGTGCCCGAGGCAGAGGTCGACCAGACGATCGAGCTCGTCACCGATCTGATGGAAAACGCGGCCATGCCCGCGCTCTCCATGAAGGTGCCGCTCAAAGTCGACGCGCGCGCCGCCGACAATTGGGACGAAGCGCACTGA
- a CDS encoding alanine/glycine:cation symporter family protein, which yields MDLITGFFGLIEDLTWGWALIPILVVFGVFITVMSGFVQIEYFTRMFRVLSSKNQSGDPNAISAREALLISVGGRVGGGNIAGVAVAITLGGPGAVFWMWAIALVGMATSLVEASLAQLYKRSNGDGTYHGGPASYIIHGLGHRYRWLAVVYAICLMLAFAFGFNAFQGNTFAGAVNDSLGVDRLWSGIALAIITGFIVYGGIRRIAKVADVIIPIMAFIYIGLALLVIVMNITELPGVIWSIIANAFGFEEAVSGGVGAAMAQGLRRGLFSNEAGLGSAPNVAATADVRHPISQGITQSFSVFIDTIIICSCTAFIILLSPVYQPGAEGIDGVVLTQQSLVSQVGNWSQYFLTFAILLFAFSSIIYNYYLGETALKVMTSQPAAVHVLRLAIVIIVFLGATAPGATAVFFFSDPLMGVLAIVNLMAIMMLFPTALRVLNDFRDQLKSGVDRPVFRPTAFPDLDLDHSAWPYAMANPETVVESRPTGV from the coding sequence ATGGATCTGATTACCGGCTTTTTCGGTCTGATCGAAGACCTCACCTGGGGATGGGCACTGATCCCGATTCTCGTGGTTTTCGGCGTGTTCATCACGGTGATGAGCGGCTTCGTGCAGATCGAATATTTCACCCGCATGTTCCGCGTGCTGTCCTCCAAGAACCAGAGCGGCGATCCGAATGCGATCAGCGCGCGCGAGGCCCTATTGATTTCCGTCGGCGGGCGCGTCGGCGGCGGCAACATCGCGGGCGTCGCGGTGGCGATCACGCTCGGCGGTCCGGGTGCAGTGTTCTGGATGTGGGCGATCGCGCTGGTCGGCATGGCGACAAGCCTTGTCGAGGCATCGCTGGCGCAGCTCTACAAGCGCTCGAACGGCGACGGCACCTATCACGGCGGGCCGGCGAGCTACATCATCCACGGGCTCGGCCACCGCTATCGGTGGCTCGCGGTGGTCTATGCGATCTGCCTGATGCTGGCCTTCGCCTTCGGGTTCAACGCGTTCCAGGGCAACACTTTTGCCGGCGCGGTGAACGACAGTCTCGGCGTCGACCGCCTGTGGAGCGGCATCGCGCTTGCGATCATCACTGGCTTCATCGTCTATGGGGGGATCCGGCGCATCGCCAAGGTGGCGGACGTCATCATCCCGATCATGGCGTTCATCTATATCGGGCTGGCACTCCTCGTCATCGTGATGAACATCACGGAGCTGCCCGGCGTGATCTGGTCGATCATCGCCAATGCGTTCGGCTTTGAAGAAGCGGTCAGCGGCGGCGTGGGCGCGGCGATGGCGCAAGGGCTGCGGCGCGGCCTCTTCTCCAACGAGGCCGGCCTCGGTTCGGCGCCGAACGTGGCGGCGACCGCCGATGTGCGCCACCCGATCAGCCAGGGCATCACGCAGTCCTTCTCGGTCTTCATCGACACGATCATCATCTGCTCGTGCACGGCATTCATCATCCTGCTCAGCCCCGTCTACCAGCCGGGTGCCGAAGGGATAGACGGGGTGGTGCTGACCCAGCAGTCGCTGGTGAGCCAGGTGGGCAACTGGTCGCAGTACTTCCTGACCTTTGCGATCCTGCTCTTCGCGTTCAGCTCGATCATCTACAACTACTATCTGGGCGAGACGGCGCTGAAGGTGATGACGTCGCAGCCGGCGGCGGTGCATGTGCTGCGGCTGGCGATCGTCATCATCGTCTTCCTCGGGGCGACGGCACCGGGGGCGACGGCGGTGTTCTTCTTCTCCGATCCGCTGATGGGCGTGCTCGCGATCGTCAACCTGATGGCGATCATGATGCTGTTTCCGACGGCGTTGCGCGTGCTCAACGATTTCCGCGACCAGCTGAAATCGGGCGTGGACCGGCCGGTCTTCCGGCCGACGGCGTTTCCGGATCTCGACCTCGACCACTCGGCCTGGCCATACGCGATGGCGAACCCCGAGACGGTGGTGGAGAGCCGGCCGACGGGCGTCTGA
- a CDS encoding AAC(3)-I family aminoglycoside N-acetyltransferase translates to MIEIKRLTTGDEALARQLNGLFAREFDDPESYASKPPADAYLARLLDRDHVHALVALDGDDVIGGLVAYELEKFEQARSEIYIYDLAVAEAHRRQGVATALIERLCAIGAERGAWVAYVQADYGDDPAVALYTRLGTREDVMHFDIAVKAGGG, encoded by the coding sequence ATGATCGAGATCAAGCGGCTCACTACGGGTGACGAGGCGCTCGCGCGCCAACTGAACGGCCTCTTCGCGCGGGAATTCGACGATCCCGAAAGCTATGCGTCCAAGCCGCCGGCCGACGCCTATCTCGCGCGGCTTCTCGACCGCGATCACGTGCATGCCCTTGTGGCACTGGACGGGGACGATGTGATTGGCGGGCTTGTTGCCTATGAGCTTGAAAAGTTCGAGCAGGCGCGCTCGGAAATCTACATCTACGATCTCGCGGTGGCCGAGGCCCATCGCAGGCAGGGCGTCGCCACCGCTCTGATCGAAAGGCTCTGCGCGATCGGCGCGGAGCGCGGCGCCTGGGTCGCCTATGTCCAGGCCGATTACGGCGACGATCCGGCCGTGGCGCTCTACACCAGGCTCGGCACGCGCGAGGACGTCATGCATTTCGACATCGCCGTCAAAGCCGGCGGCGGCTGA